The region ACCTCGAGATGTATTGAATTCTTTTGTTGGAGTGCCGTTAACTAAGACTgatgttcttgaagatctaaggcAACCAGATATCCAAAGTCGCCATTTGTGTGGAAAATGCATTTCCACCATGATCGAGTCAAGGAAATTGAgagaatttcaaaacaaaaagctCCTGGTATTATCTCTCTTCACAGGTTTGAGCTTATGAAAAAAGGTTTTGAGATACCGACAATAGAAGTTGGAAAATCATTGTTCAATTTGATGTTAGAACCAACAATTGTAGTACTAATGGAGATATTGAGTAGTGGAGTTTGATCTCAAATGCGAAGCTTCAAGAGCCAAGGTATGGGCAATGTCAAGAGCAAGGAAGAACTTCGTAAAAACTATTTGTAAAAAAAACCAAGCTGtaaaaaattgtaaaaataataattttgtaAAAATGAAGTTATAACAAAATTTGTAGAAATTGTTAAgttttctacaaaaaaaaaaaggtgaCTACGTAAAAAGCTAATTTAAAaagaaacatataaaaatatattctCTACGCCGAAATTTCCCCAAATGTTGTACTGTGTTCTTAACATTGAAGACACAAGAACATCTACAAAAAATGGCACATCTTTATATGATTATATCTGTCTCAACCACACGTATACATGTTACTTGCATACAACATTGTCACGAGCTTGCTAACCCTAGTCATTTTGAACTGCAAAGTTCACTATAAGTCCTACAAAACAAAAGCAACAACATATAGTGTttacacattatatatatatatatatatatatatatatatatatatatatatatatatatatatatatatatatatatatatatatatatgagaatacATTCATAAGCATTTTCAATGGTTTCGATGTTACAGGTGAATGTCCCATGCTCCCACTCATCCATTAACTTATGTTTGATGATGCCATTTCCTAGCATCCATTGCAAGTTTGTAACACCTATTTTGCTACACCTTGACCAATGAGGAGCTTTAATGATAACAtatttgtttgtgtgtgtgaTGAAAGAAAGGTTTACCTCACTTGTCAGTTGTCAGACTTCCTTGGGGGATAAAGCTCTAAACTGCGTTTTCCCTTGTCATGAAAGCAAATAAAAAGgggaaatcttcagaaaagtctcaatattttcggaaaagttacattttagtcccaatattttttttaaacgaaaaagttctgaaaaccggcaaaaatttgcagtttgaccatttttgaccggttgaaaccagtaccaaattaatttgggactatttcgtaaactaacccaaaatattgagacttttctgtAAACCCAAAATATTAGTcattatattttttgtttaaagaaaagtctcaatattttgggttagtttacgaaatagtcccaaattaatgggggtaccggtttcaaccggtcaaaaagggtcaaactgtaaatttttgccggttttcaggactttttcgttcaaaaaaaaaatcttgggactaaagtgtaacttttccgtaaatattgggacttttctgacaatttcccaataaaaagtaatatattagtCACTATTCACATAAATCTACATTTTAGATTTTGACAAAGGAATGACATCTACCTTTATAATGGGACCCGTCTTCAAGTAATTCACGATAATACGCATTCTCTTCGACTCCATGCATCTTTATTCCAGTTATGCTTAAGATGTATTCTCCTGTTGTTAACTGATATCCTGTGAGATCTCCACCAATAATGTGATTCCATGATTTGTAATAACACAatgcatcttcttcttcttcttcatacaCGAGCCTCACCCCACACTCCACTGTAATTTGTCTGTTCTGGTTATATGGTCTCCCTGTTACTGTCCTAATAGTAACATGGTCACCACCTTCCATCTCATTCTTCCCAAACATCCAATGGCTTAACAATATTACACACTCTTCATCTACAATGACATTGTCAATGCAATGTTCATATATCCAGGTGCGATTCTTTGTTACATTAGTGATTACAATCAGTGGCGGATAATGGAACTGATGATTTGGAAATATAAACGCCTGCAAACAGCAGAATTCCAATCCTCTGAGGTTGTTAGGTTGACATGATAGGATGGTAAATGATATTGAAGGCCCCTTGCTTCTATCCGTAATCCAGTTCGGCATCTCTTTGCCTCCATAAATTGTGCTGAATATTCCAAATTGATAATACATCTGTCAAATACAGCCTTAATTAAGCACTATAAACTATATATACATATAGATTCACACAAAGACATACAGTTAATTAGCTACAAACCTGGATTTTAGATTCCTCTGTTCCTCGATACCGAGTGTAAGTTCCGGTTCTTCTTTTGCTAAGGAAGTCTAACTTACTCCAGCCCAAACTACGCAATACCTTCTCCTCAACACCTTCAATTGGTTGGATTTTGACAATGCCTTGGATTTCAAGCGAAGAAGGTGCTAATAATTTCCATGGTATTATTAAGTCGAGTGGGGACATTTCTGGGTGAAATACAACTTTTCGTAGCAAaggcttaaaagttgaaaacagGATCAACTTTCTTAGTGTCTGTGGAGGATGCTCAACGGATGCCAGCCTTTTACAGTGTCCCATACTAAGCATCTCAAGCCTAGGAAGGCTTCTCAAACAATTGGGCATGGAAATGAAAGGATTGCCATCTAAATATAGATTCTTTAACATAGATAGGCAACTGAAGTCAATGGGAAAGGATTTCATTGACAGATTGTTATTTTTAAGAGACACGCTTACTAAAGAGCTcggtaaagaaattgaaaagaacTTAAAATCATTTGTTATAGCCTCTAGAATAGCAGAGGAAGAGGGTTTTTTATCAATATCAATTTTAGCAGTGAGCTTTTCCAGATCTGTAATCTTGATTTGAGATCCACCGAGATTACAACCATCAAGCActagtgttttaaccttctttaacATGCTTATGATCCTTGGAAGTTTTTCAAGCTTGTTGCAATAGCTCAAATCAACAAGGACAAGTTTAACACATGCCTCAATTGATTCACAAACCTCAACCAAACCAATGCAATTTCTAACTATTAACCTCTCAAGTGAAGGCATATTGGCAAAGCAACCCAGACAGCAAAGCTCTTCACAGAAACTTAAATTAAGAATCTTTAATGATCCAAGCAACCTTTTGTTTTTTAAGCATGATCCAGTTAACTGTGAAATGGATAAAAGTTAGAATAGTGGTGGATTTTAGCAACTTAACATGGAAGCATAATAAATGAAGATAAGTTACTTTTTTCCTACTCATGAGTCGTTGCGGATCACCATAACAAATGCCAAACGATTCAATATTGCTATATGACATGTCAAGTGCAACCAAATTCTCTGTTGGTAAGTCTGAAGGTAAAGACTTTAATGGGAACCCATGCATACACAACCATCTTAATTCTTTTGGAAAGTTTGTGTAAGACCCATTGATTTGCACATAGTTGAGTTGTAGTAGCATCAAGTTATTCAGTTTACCCAATGCATCTGTTTTCAGCTCAAACGATGCACCCAACTTCTCTTTCTCAAGCATTCGCATGTCAAGCGAAAGGCCTAGAAGCTTTCCCTTACCCTAAGAataaacaaaaaaccaaaaaGTATTTTGAATTTCtataaacatatacatatatggacaaTATACAATACTTTAAACATGGGCTCTTACCTTTTCTTGTTTCAAAACTTTGAATGACTCCTCATGACACCATAATCGACTTCGCTTCCATGGTTTGTCAGGTGATTCTTCACGTACTACAAATCTTCCCATCTCTTGAAGCAACCCATGCATCATCAATTTGTTGTTTCGTCCAATACTAAGAAGGCATCTGTCAATGAGATTTGTGATCCCAGATCTTGTTTTTATATTACATGCCTTTAATATTGTTTCGGTAACATCTTTGTCTGTTCCAACAAAAAAACAAGCAATATGTTTAAACAAATCCTTATCATTTTTGGATGATAAAGAGTCAAAACTAATTCTCAAGACATTATTTACAGGGGAGCTGTTTTCTCTCTTTAGCCCTTCTATGCACTCTTCCCAATAAGCTACATCTCGATTATGAAGAGATTTGCCCAATACTTCAAGAGCAAATGGATGTCCTTCACAATACTTCACAAGCTTCTCTAACACCTCCTCATAACCTACCTCAGGATCATTGCACATGAATGCATGAACACACAAAAGTTTTCGTGATTCGGTCTCCCATAAGCATTTAAGTTCGTACTTTTCATGCTTTGGTTTAGGGTTCGTTTTGAATAGCAGACAACTCTCTGTCAACCAGACATTCTTTGTTGTTATCATGATTTTGCTTCCTCGATGGAAAGCTTTGCTTCCTAGTAATGCATTCAACTGATCAAGACTATCAATATCATCAAGAACTAGAAGCACCTTTTTATCGGCTACTAAATTCTCTATATGCGAGGTGTATGTAATAAAATCATACCCTTGAATTGGACTTGTTTTTGAAATATCACTGCATAGTTGTTTTTGTAAATCAAGCAACCCATTAAAATTGCCAGCACATCTCCTACTCATATCTTCAATATAGCTGCTTGTGTCGAATTCATGACAATGTAACCCATACACATATTTTGTTAAAGATGTTTTCCCGATCCCACCCATGCCAAAAATAGTGAGTATGTCTCTCGTGTCAGAGGATGTATCTTTCAACCATGAAGTCACAAAGTTCTTGGAAGTCTCCCTCCCAATAAGTTGTGGTAAAGCACTCCTTAAGGGTACACGTAATCTAAGGTAGATGTCCTTAACAACTTCATCAATGAACTCTGTCTCTAGCCTGAAACCTAACTTTAATAAGAACACTATAAACAGAATCCACAAAGATTCGGTGGTTTATTTTATCCAAATATCCAAACTTAATTATAGCATACTAAGTTATTGTTTTTAGTTATGTTTTAACATTAAAACTATAACATAATTGCACTTGTAACCTTGTAAGCATCTAATTTCCAAGgtaaacttttttttatatatatataataagacaAATGAGAGTGCCACCAATGTAATACAGATGAATTTTAGCAATGTGCCACCAAATTTCATTATGTTTCCATCAAGCTTAAACATTGATGTGGTTTTGCATGAATTTGAACAAACTGTCATGGAATAATTATGTTTCTACAAGACAATCAAAAGGAAAGACACCATGATTTGAAGATAGATGTTATAACTTATAAGTAATTCTGCCTTTCTAAAAAAGATATAAGAGATCACATAAAAAACTACTAGAATGGTTTATCTAAAATCatttaagataaaataataaaTGCATCACAAATTGTTCACAATTTGATTCTGACTCCCAATGTGTTAAAAGTTATCATCGGCTCATTTATATGAGATCACATAATTGAAAACATAGATTCATTATGTCTATTTGATGATAGTGAAGGAACTTATATTGAAATGCCGAGGGAGAAGATAGTACAGAGGTTTCATACATTAATCAAACAAAATCGAAGAATTATGAAATTATGCCGATAAGAAAGTGGTTACCTCCCGTTTACATCATTCCCTTTTAAATTAGCAACTTCCGTAAGTGCTTTTTCCCAATTGTCGATCTTTTTAGCCATTTGACTTCTTTTATTTGCATTTGTCTCCGCCTCCATCTGCTGTCTGTGCTCATCCATTGCAAGTCCAAAGGTACTTTCTTGCTTTCTAACATGGGTGGGCTCAACATGATAAAAAATGGGATAACAATTTGGTTGGATGACCTACGTTGCTCAAGGATCATCACCAATTCATCAAGACACCACGACGAATTAGCGTAATTCTTGGACAACACGATAATAGAAGCCCTAGATTCTTTAATCGCAGTCTCCAATTCCGGTTTCAGATCTTCCAGTTTTAATCTCTTCATCATCCAAAAAGGTAGAGATATTGACATCAAGGAGGGCCTTATGGAGGTGATTGGTAAAACTGTAACGGGTGTCGATGCCTCTAAAACTTAAAAATTGGTCATGCTTATGACCATGaatcgaagaagaagatgatccTTCTGCATAGTCAGAGAGAACAACCATCAGAAGTTACGGGAAGTTAGGTATGACTGTATGAGTGTCGACTAGATATATAATGAGAGCATCCACTATGCTCAAAGAAGCACAGGTCCAAGAATCCAACGCGCCTCGACTATCATTTGACCTTAGGAATTAgtttgacaaaattgcaagtttAGTCCCTATGGTATGTCAAAAATTAGATGTTTGGTACAAAATGTTTTGGAGTGCATCACTGGTCCAAAAAATGAATTCTATTGCAGGTTTGGTCCAAATGTTTTTGGAAAAACTTAAAATGACTAATTTACCCTTCatattttgttttcttatttttcttttattgcataaattaaaaaaaaaaagacaaaaagaaaATACCACCcacccctccctctctctctctctctctctctctctctctctctctctctctctctctctctctctctctctctctctctctctctctctctctctctctctctctccgcaTAACAAAACCACTTTTAGGAGCGCACCACCACCATTAATCTCACCTTTTTGACACCAAACATATCAAAATCCAACTGAGAAGTGTGATGAATGATTTGAGACTTCGAGATATGGGCTTTATCTTTTTTGGCGAAGGATGGATCTGAAAAGTAAGCATTTATCAGAAAAAACACCACCATCATCGAAACCCCTTCGGTTCATGTCGGAAACCTCTTGGCCGATGTCATCGGTTGCTCGAtttcacctctctctctctctctctcaacgcATAACAAAACCACTTTTAGGAGCGCACCACCACCATTAATCTCACCTTTTTGACACCAAACATATCAAAATCCAACTGAGAAGTGTGATGAATGATTCGAGACTTCGAGATATGGGCTTTATCTTTTTTGGCGAAGGATGGATCTGAAAAGTAAGCATTTATCAGAAAAAACACCACCATCATCGAAACCCCTTTGGTTCATGTCGGAAACCTCTTGGCTGATGTCATCGGTTGCTCGATTTCACCGACTAAAGGATGATCTGCGCGTCTCATCTCTATGGAGGtaaaaaaacaccaaaaatgtCCAGCTGGAACGAGATCTAGGTTTTTTAGGGTATTTATATAGAGAAAATTAATTAGATGTTTCTTTTCATTGATTTTTTGGTTGAAGTTTTGATCCATCCAGTGAAAATGGGGAAGTTTTGATTGATCATCCAGCTAGGTTGAAGTTTTGATCCATCCAGTGAAAATCGCCTCCTCCATTTTTCAAAAATCGATAGTTCTTGAAAAAACTCAGCATATGTTTCAGATCCAAATATAAGCTCTCTATTTTTAATTTCTTAGTCGAAACAGAGGGATTCAGAATGGGTGAGAGTGGGATTTGGTTCGTGAAGCACACCAGTTGAGGGAAAACCATCGAACAGAAGGATTCCAATTTCAAATGGGTTTATACTGTTCTTCACTGTGTGTGAGTGTatgtttttcaaattttcaatgtGTGTAGAGAATGATGCAATTTTCTGAAGAACGGAGGATGTAGATGGAGGTCTGATGGAAGCAACAGATCATACAAGTTTTGATCCATGTAGGATGGGTTTGAAAACAAGATTTATGAGTTTGAGTATCTGGGTAACTAGAAAAAGTTAAGGAAAGAAGGTGGGGCTTGATAAATTTCTTAttggtgagagagagagagagagggggggggagagagagagagagagagtgtgtgtgtgtgtatgggtgGGTGGTGTTTTCTTTTTGTCttgttttttaaatttatgtaataaaagaaaaataagaaaacaaaatatgaagggtaaattaatcattttaagtTTTTTAAAAAACATTTGGACCAAACCTGCAATAAAATTCACTTTTTGGACCAGTGGTGCAACTCCAAAACATTTTGTATGAAACATCCAATTTTTGACATACCGTAGGGACCAAGGTTTCTGGCAACGAGAGGATTCCTCGTCGGAGATGTTTTTTGACAGCAAACCAGAAGGGTCCGCCATTTTCATCGGAGCACCACCATCCTCCCGCCACCTGTTGTCCGGTGCAACACCTTCGCTTCAGACCTGTAAGATGACGAATATCTGGTCGAACTCGTCACCTCCTTTACCGTCTTGGATGAACACATCGTCGTCAACAAACACCGGTGATTGTCGATGTTGTTCATTTCGCATCCGCCGCCGCCACCACATGTAAGACATCCTAGCTCCAGAATTCACGTTTTCAGAAATGCTAGCTTCACCTTCTTCTCTCTTCATCTATATCCTTCTATAACGATGGTATGAACTACAAGATTCATAAACCCTAGCGCCGACGCTCCAATCGGCCGCTTAGGGTTTCCCTACTTCGTCATATCGTTTGTCTTGGTTTAGATTTAACGGTGCTAGAGTTAGGGTTCCTAAACAATGGTGGAGGTTTTTGATCGGAAAATCGAGGGTTTTCTGATCGGAAAATTGGGGGTTTTCAGATCGTAAAATTCGGGGTCTTCATATTGGAAAATCAGAGTGTTTAGATCAGAAAATCGGGGGTGTCCatgaggtggtggtggtgttgaacTGTGGCGGTGGTGGTTGACGGTATGACGATAGTGATGATGACGTTGGCGGTTCCGGCAAGATGATATAGTCACCGACGGTGGTTCATCACGAGAAAGAGAGGGAGTTCATCAGGAGGGAGAGTGAGGTGTTACCAGTGATGGTGGTGTTTACCGGAAAATcgagggtggtggtggtggtaaccGGTGGTGCTGCTAGGGGTTACCGGTGGAGGCGATGTTGATTGGTGCTGGGCAATAGAAAGGGAAAGAGAgatgtatttaattttttatttttctttaattataaaattgtttaaataaataaaagacatTGAAAAAGTAAAAACCAAGGGCAAAATTGTCATTATGAAAAAATTTATAGTAAATTGGACTAAAGTGGCAAGAAAATAAAAACCTTTGGACCATTAATGCTGGTCCAAACCTATTTGGCCCAAAGTGGCAATTTCGACCTAACCACAGGgatcattcttgcaattttgtctaatgtTAAGGTAGTCCTATGAACTTCATATTATATTTTggtgttgggggggggggggggggggtgtataTGCCATTTTGTGTGGGTCAGAAAAACTATTATCAGAAGTTGACGGGGTGATTTTTGTAAACCGGTGCCTTGTCACTAAATGACCGCCACATCATTTAAAATATTTGCCAACTCGTTAATAGAGTCCACGTCATTGTATCCTAAAAATTGCAAATACTCCTCACATTCTAGTCCTAGACCTTGGTGCACATCTGAGGAATATGAAATATTATCTAAGACATATTTGTCAAATGAGTCATGATCCTGATGCTCAAAAATCTTGGCCAACTACTTAAGTGTATCTAAGGTTTTGAAAATCAGACCGGAGACCGAACCGGTCGTCTTACCGGTTCGATGTTTCACATGATCCAATCGGTCGGACCGGTCTCAAAAACCAGAAAAACCGGATGAtgtcataattatatttaattatataaaaaataaaaaaaaatgaaaaaaaaatatattttttaaaatttccggtTTTACCGATTCAACCGGACCGGTTTTTACCAGTTCACATTAATACCGGTTTTTTAGCATTTAAAAACCGAATCCAGGATCAGTTCCCGGTCAAAccggccggtccggtccggttttcaaaacatggagtGTATCCAGAGGAATAATTTGTAGCACTTCCTTCACTAATTGGGCTTAGTCCATTAAATAGGTCGGTTCAAAGATATTATAGGTAAAAAAAAAcccataaaataaaatatataataaaacttCGAATATCGATTATAAAATGTCAACAAAAAAGTGTCATTTGCTAGAAAATCCTATGGTAATCGGTTATAgagattttttttcaaatgtttttcatacaaatgaaaattttgactAAATATATTTTCTTACTCTAAAATAGCCCATTTTGGAGTAAATTGTCATTTCAGTAAACACATAAAacattggtatatatatatatatatatatatatatatatatatatatatatatatatatatatatatagagagagagagagagagagagagagatatgttcaaatgtttctaacaactattgtgtgcatgtatgcaccaatgaaaattcaagaaaaaaaaataaatcattaatgTAAAAAAAAAGGTAGATGAGTCATTTTGtttttataaaccaaaaatatatcattatatgtTTGGTATATCCCTTAAATCACGTCTACTATTATTTGACTTATTTCAAACCATCATCTCCACAACCCTAATTCAGATCACCGACCTCTTCACTTTTCTCCTCTTTATCTCTGTAGAATCTGTTGGTCGGCATGTGGGCATCCGACGGGAGAACTACGAAATTCATGCAAATAAAGCAGAGTGGAATATAAGAGACTGTTGAGGTTCATCAGATGGAGAACTACGAAATATTATAGCAGATTGGGAAGGGTTCCTTTGCTTCTGCTTTACTTGTGAGGCATAAACGTGAAAAGAAAATGTGAGGCTTCCATGTCTATTGTTTAAATCTTTCAGATATATGTTATTAATCTAGGTCAATTCGATTGATGAAAAGTCTACACTTTCAGGTATGTCTTGAACCCGTAAATCTGCTCTTCTGGAGGTTTCTATTCCTTTCATATATTGAATAAGTAATACAATACTTTTGAACCTTGTTGTATGCATTCTAAATCAAATATGTTGCTGGAAATTATGTTTATAGGTAAACTATTGCAAGTAAATCAAATATGGTTTTTGGCGTGTTTGATAATAATGCCTAACAAGTGTTTGTTGAAATGCCTGAAAGAGAATCTAAAAAATTTAAACTTGTGGTAtgcatatgtcacacccccaaaccggaatgacggaaacgttcgggggcggaagacgtcatgtttagtatcacaacacatgcatcatagtaatcaaagtaacaaacaaccactgcattaatattaaagtgtttgcAAAGTATGTGATTCACATAAGATAGACTCCAAAAGTAataaacaaaacaagacatgaagctactatgctccatcttctgaatcccagtgtgagtacatgtctactagtttcctaagaatacaagttattttgaaagagttgatcagcatttaagctggtgagttcataagatttaagtgatgtaaagtaagttgtaagttctttttagaaaagtttgcTTGTTCctccaaaaatcctatattttctgatatgatgaatgataagtaaaatgactctacaatcctttctatgaatactaaatggatacaagttatatagaaCTTAGAGTAAACAAACAACCGATTGTGTGAATccgccctaagtccacaaccaaacaaggaacaggagatgaggcggaagtcacacatcccattgtttgttagattttTATTGTATATAACTCTGGTGTATTCATTTAGTACTCAcgaagttaactgtaatagttctttatattGATGAAAATGTcctttaagaaaatcatatatttcctttagtaaaaatggtaaccacgatagttccttctataatcacttagtttatacaagctatatataatctaatatcgagcggacagttaaatgggtgaatccgccctaagtccacaaccaaacaaggaacaggaagtaaggaaGAGAGCAGACATCCAACTGCCTATCGGACATTAATTACATATAACTCTGATGAATagactaaggtattatagaattaacgactaagggtcctttaagttatgatggtttaataaaatggattaaacactttcactgataagtttctagtttagctTGTTAAATGTTCAATCTAAAAAAAGTGTATTTTTGTACTTGAAGAcggtgtattgaatttgtatactaagacctgacccatacctggtactccttatgattactgggtgtatacggaatatatatatatatatatatatatatatatatatatatatatatatacagtgttctaaaaggcgtgccatggcgtgaggcgcgacgtcgccgttacgaaaagcttcataacgttgctgttaggcgtggcgcgtggcaaggcgtgatatggcgtgccatggcgcgttatggcgtgttatggcgcatgttttttcgtttgagaaacgtttttttgctcttttttataccttttctaattggacataaaagtattgtgttttttattaactttctgttatTAGTTGTTAATATAACACCTCTAAAAACTaggtatattttatataaatttatatttatgcggtaatataattataaattaatacaaaatcgacgccttacatcacgccttgaaaaacgccatggctcgccataactcgttaagcttgaggcttggccttgccgccacgccacgcctcacgccttttagaaccttgTATATATATAAGACCGAATAGATAGTAGGCTGGGtacatctgctctaagcccacaaccaaacaaggaacatgaagtgaagcggaaagcacacagcCTACTGTCTGCCGGACCCgtttaatatatatccctgatgtatctactgaggaatcataaagttagcattataggccctcTTTTAACTAGAtgtaccaagactcgactgttctgATTGTCTTTTGTAATGATGTAAGTTTTCCCAAGTttaagactatctttactagaaaatagtttgcattaccttTTATGAGGAGATCACTATATAAAGGAAATGGGAAAAAGAAAGTATTCAGTAGTGTTGTATAAAATAACTACCGAATCACTAACTACCCTAAAACTAGTTTGTTATTTAAGGTTAAGATGTGATGTGGTTGTAACCATATTGATATGACACGTGTTTAGCATGACAACCTAATGGCGCCAAAACTGATGtgatatttgtcacccgtagacttgcaagtcccactgtagctaacagcaaggtgcagggtgtcaatcccatatagatctatacataaacttatgctctccctccaggagactctggttacaaaacgcgacCTAACAAGTATATTGATAAGCCGTGAAGTAGACTCAAATtaatgttatcttgttcttgttatcgtatgttccttctgttcttgttatagtatgttctgaacccttaaactatacctattatagtttactagtatgtttgttttggACCGCCTCTGATTTGTTAGAAAAGACTCGATTATCTATtgagttatgcttgtactttaaaaacagagttttataaacaataaagtaacataacttaaaaagagtttttgaaatgattttgattacttataaatgcataagaaatcctttgacGTGATGGTTgtcacaaataacatttacataattatcattgtgttcaacttgtattccccccccccccttccccccttaaaagcatttaaaaacatttaaaagattgattataggggtatgaactcaccttatgtgggtgattcaattgaagatttgcataaggatgagaagttccacgaatgaattctCGGGACACaaacaagtcctaaat is a window of Lactuca sativa cultivar Salinas chromosome 1, Lsat_Salinas_v11, whole genome shotgun sequence DNA encoding:
- the LOC111899410 gene encoding disease resistance protein RUN1 isoform X1; this encodes MDEHRQQMEAETNANKRSQMAKKIDNWEKALTEVANLKGNDVNGRLETEFIDEVVKDIYLRLRVPLRSALPQLIGRETSKNFVTSWLKDTSSDTRDILTIFGMGGIGKTSLTKYVYGLHCHEFDTSSYIEDMSRRCAGNFNGLLDLQKQLCSDISKTSPIQGYDFITYTSHIENLVADKKVLLVLDDIDSLDQLNALLGSKAFHRGSKIMITTKNVWLTESCLLFKTNPKPKHEKYELKCLWETESRKLLCVHAFMCNDPEVGYEEVLEKLVKYCEGHPFALEVLGKSLHNRDVAYWEECIEGLKRENSSPVNNVLRISFDSLSSKNDKDLFKHIACFFVGTDKDVTETILKACNIKTRSGITNLIDRCLLSIGRNNKLMMHGLLQEMGRFVVREESPDKPWKRSRLWCHEESFKVLKQEKGKGKLLGLSLDMRMLEKEKLGASFELKTDALGKLNNLMLLQLNYVQINGSYTNFPKELRWLCMHGFPLKSLPSDLPTENLVALDMSYSNIESFGICYGDPQRLMSRKKLTGSCLKNKRLLGSLKILNLSFCEELCCLGCFANMPSLERLIVRNCIGLVEVCESIEACVKLVLVDLSYCNKLEKLPRIISMLKKVKTLVLDGCNLGGSQIKITDLEKLTAKIDIDKKPSSSAILEAITNDFKFFSISLPSSLVSVSLKNNNLSMKSFPIDFSCLSMLKNLYLDGNPFISMPNCLRSLPRLEMLSMGHCKRLASVEHPPQTLRKLILFSTFKPLLRKVVFHPEMSPLDLIIPWKLLAPSSLEIQGIVKIQPIEGVEEKVLRSLGWSKLDFLSKRRTGTYTRYRGTEESKIQMYYQFGIFSTIYGGKEMPNWITDRSKGPSISFTILSCQPNNLRGLEFCCLQAFIFPNHQFHYPPLIVITNVTKNRTWIYEHCIDNVIVDEECVILLSHWMFGKNEMEGGDHVTIRTVTGRPYNQNRQITVECGVRLVYEEEEEDALCYYKSWNHIIGGDLTGYQLTTGEYILSITGIKMHGVEENAYYRELLEDGSHYKGKTQFRALSPKEV
- the LOC111899410 gene encoding disease resistance protein RUN1 isoform X2 codes for the protein MDEHRQQMEAETNANKRSQMAKKIDNWEKALTEVANLKGNDVNGRLETEFIDEVVKDIYLRLRVPLRSALPQLIGRETSKNFVTSWLKDTSSDTRDILTIFGMGGIGKTSLTKYVYGLHCHEFDTSSYIEDMSRRCAGNFNGLLDLQKQLCSDISKTSPIQGYDFITYTSHIENLVADKKVLLVLDDIDSLDQLNALLGSKAFHRGSKIMITTKNVWLTESCLLFKTNPKPKHEKYELKCLWETESRKLLCVHAFMCNDPEVGYEEVLEKLVKYCEGHPFALEVLGKSLHNRDVAYWEECIEGLKRENSSPVNNVLRISFDSLSSKNDKDLFKHIACFFVGTDKDVTETILKACNIKTRSGITNLIDRCLLSIGRNNKLMMHGLLQEMGRFVVREESPDKPWKRSRLWCHEESFKVLKQEKGKGKLLGLSLDMRMLEKEKLGASFELKTDALGKLNNLMLLQLNYVQINGSYTNFPKELRWLCMHGFPLKSLPSDLPTENLVALDMSYSNIESFGICYGDPQRLMSRKKLTGSCLKNKRLLGSLKILNLSFCEELCCLGCFANMPSLERLIVRNCIGLVEVCESIEACVKLVLVDLSYCNKLEKLPRIISMLKKVKTLVLDGCNLGGSQIKITDLEKLTAKIDIDKKPSSSAILEAITNDFKFFSISLPSSLVSVSLKNNNLSMKSFPIDFSCLSMLKNLYLDGNPFISMPNCLRSLPRLEMLSMGHCKRLASVEHPPQTLRKLILFSTFKPLLRKVVFHPEMSPLDLIIPWKLLAPSSLEIQGIVKIQPIEGVEEKVLRSLGWSKLDFLSKRRTGTYTRYRGTEESKIQMYYQFGIFSTIYGGKEMPNWITDRSKGPSISFTILSCQPNNLRGLEFCCLQAFIFPNHQFHYPPLIVITNVTKNRTWIYEHCIDNVIVDEECVILLSHWMFGKNEMEGGDHVTIRTVTGRPYNQNRQITVECGVRLVYEEEEEDALCYYKSWNHIIGGDLTGYQLTTGEYILSITGIKMHGVEENAYYRELLEDGSHYKV